Proteins encoded within one genomic window of Gimesia chilikensis:
- a CDS encoding DUF1559 family PulG-like putative transporter: MANWYLKRNEQITGPYSDQELEDLLTTGKITQTDLIRQGTDRQFQTADSLPEQFSRPHENASSPKTPRCRFDPVNLVLVLLIAVAILIPLLDMQFFRSSGRRRSVTKNHLKQIGLALQLYHEQNTTFPPGALSDSKDHPFQSWQALILPYLDHESVFKQIDFQKSWDAPENRPPFQQEISVYLSPNTSQTHSREDYALSHFAGNKLVLKQNQGMKIRESITDGSSNTIMAVELGEGFKPWGDPSSLTVPSAVIGPGKKSLSRGGNHVLFCDGRVLFVDRNIDPAILKALSTPDGGEPLIDY; this comes from the coding sequence ATGGCTAACTGGTACCTGAAGCGTAACGAGCAAATCACGGGACCGTATTCAGATCAGGAACTGGAAGATCTCCTGACAACAGGAAAAATCACACAAACAGATCTGATCCGGCAGGGAACAGACCGGCAATTTCAGACTGCAGACAGTTTACCGGAACAGTTTTCTCGCCCCCATGAAAATGCATCATCTCCGAAAACTCCCCGCTGCAGATTTGATCCAGTCAATCTGGTTCTAGTTCTGTTAATCGCTGTTGCCATCCTGATCCCTCTGCTCGACATGCAGTTCTTCAGGTCCAGCGGTCGGCGGCGGTCTGTTACGAAAAATCATCTGAAGCAGATCGGTCTGGCTCTACAATTATACCATGAGCAGAATACCACATTTCCCCCAGGCGCCCTCTCAGACAGCAAAGATCATCCCTTCCAGAGTTGGCAGGCTTTGATCCTCCCCTATCTCGACCACGAGTCTGTTTTCAAACAGATTGACTTCCAGAAGTCTTGGGACGCTCCGGAAAACCGCCCCCCGTTCCAACAGGAAATCTCCGTCTACCTGAGCCCAAACACAAGCCAGACCCACTCCCGGGAAGATTATGCACTCTCTCACTTTGCAGGCAACAAACTCGTTTTAAAACAGAATCAAGGCATGAAAATACGGGAATCCATCACGGATGGATCGTCAAATACCATCATGGCCGTCGAACTCGGAGAAGGATTCAAACCCTGGGGAGACCCGAGCTCATTAACAGTCCCCTCCGCAGTCATTGGACCAGGGAAGAAATCGCTTTCCCGGGGAGGAAATCATGTGCTGTTCTGCGATGGTCGGGTATTGTTTGTCGATCGCAATATCGATCCTGCCATTCTCAAAGCACTGAGCACACCCGACGGCGGTGAGCCCCTCATTGATTACTAA
- a CDS encoding DUF1559 family PulG-like putative transporter, translating to MANWYVKRGSETAGPLTQQRLKELATEGRIKDTDLIRKGEDGSFIEAHQIPGLLPDEDFETVSSSREPATKNNKSTLFIIAVLGGGGILVVLVLMALLLPAILTARDAARRSHSKNNLKMIAIGIHNYHDTHSVFPPGGTARTDGTPYHSWQTYILPFVDNAPLYNRVDFNEPWSAPHNQTLFQLELPVYLNPQIEDKYTPAGLALSHYMANEKALNENSHLRIRNITDGTSNTILAFEAGDNFKAWGDPTNFGNPVDYIGSGAKSAFRGGSHVMLGDGAVRFVSENIDPGVLEALSTPAGGEIVGEF from the coding sequence ATGGCAAACTGGTACGTAAAGCGTGGCTCTGAAACCGCTGGCCCTTTAACTCAGCAGCGTCTCAAGGAACTGGCTACAGAGGGACGCATCAAGGACACAGACCTCATCCGCAAGGGAGAAGACGGCTCGTTCATCGAAGCACACCAGATTCCCGGCCTGTTACCGGACGAGGATTTTGAAACGGTTTCCTCCTCCCGCGAGCCAGCAACAAAAAATAATAAATCAACGCTTTTTATCATCGCCGTGCTGGGGGGAGGTGGAATTCTGGTTGTGCTCGTCCTGATGGCATTACTACTTCCAGCCATCCTGACGGCACGTGACGCCGCCCGCCGATCACACTCAAAAAATAACCTGAAGATGATCGCAATTGGCATCCACAATTACCACGATACTCACAGTGTATTTCCACCTGGAGGAACAGCCCGCACCGATGGTACTCCCTACCACAGCTGGCAGACCTATATTCTGCCTTTCGTAGACAACGCACCGCTCTACAATCGAGTCGATTTTAATGAACCCTGGTCTGCCCCACATAATCAGACTCTGTTTCAGTTGGAGCTACCAGTCTACCTGAACCCACAGATCGAGGATAAATATACCCCCGCTGGTCTGGCATTATCACATTATATGGCCAATGAAAAAGCGTTAAACGAAAACAGTCACCTGCGGATCCGGAACATCACAGATGGCACTTCGAATACCATACTCGCATTTGAAGCGGGAGATAATTTCAAAGCCTGGGGAGATCCCACGAATTTTGGTAATCCCGTCGACTATATTGGCTCAGGTGCAAAATCCGCGTTCCGCGGCGGCAGCCACGTCATGCTGGGAGACGGCGCCGTGCGCTTCGTTTCAGAAAACATTGATCCCGGCGTTCTGGAAGCGTTGAGTACCCCTGCTGGTGGTGAAATCGTGGGAGAGTTCTAA
- a CDS encoding phosphorylase family protein, with the protein MNQPQDDKAHADIGLVCALPMEVQPFLDRCEHLKKYTGGSYVFRGGFLDRIKVAVVQTGVGFARARAATQALIDAHSPPWVLSIGFSGALQSGMRVGDIVVATSICDLHGQELTNDVHFPEDPENGLYVGRILNADEIVRTVEEKQKLAAEYDALAVDLESLAVAQVCHAQQRGFMAIRVISDDCSTDLPKEVLSILGETGAVRAGAALGAVFKRPESIKEMWKMRGDASRAATRLASFLEGVVVQLYDARH; encoded by the coding sequence TTGAATCAACCCCAGGACGATAAAGCACATGCGGATATAGGGCTGGTCTGTGCTCTGCCGATGGAGGTCCAGCCGTTTCTGGACCGCTGCGAGCACCTCAAAAAGTACACCGGCGGTTCGTATGTGTTTCGGGGTGGTTTCCTGGATCGAATCAAAGTTGCTGTGGTGCAGACGGGAGTGGGCTTTGCCCGCGCCCGGGCTGCAACCCAGGCATTGATCGACGCACACTCTCCACCGTGGGTTCTTTCCATTGGTTTCTCGGGGGCACTGCAGTCCGGGATGCGAGTGGGGGATATCGTGGTCGCGACGTCGATCTGTGATCTGCACGGACAGGAACTGACGAACGACGTCCATTTTCCGGAAGATCCGGAGAACGGGCTCTATGTGGGCCGGATTCTCAATGCTGACGAAATCGTCCGGACCGTCGAGGAAAAACAGAAACTGGCCGCGGAGTATGATGCGCTGGCCGTCGATCTGGAAAGCCTCGCGGTGGCCCAGGTCTGTCACGCACAACAACGGGGATTCATGGCGATCCGGGTGATCAGCGATGACTGCTCAACAGACTTGCCCAAAGAAGTGCTCTCAATTTTAGGGGAGACGGGGGCCGTGCGTGCGGGCGCTGCACTGGGAGCGGTCTTCAAGCGTCCGGAAAGTATCAAAGAGATGTGGAAGATGCGCGGTGATGCGTCTCGTGCTGCCACTCGCCTGGCCAGTTTTCTGGAAGGCGTGGTTGTGCAACTCTACGATGCCCGGCATTAG